One Fuerstiella marisgermanici DNA window includes the following coding sequences:
- a CDS encoding DUF2071 domain-containing protein has protein sequence MAVPFDLVPTARLSGIHMTGTVVRRFLISYPVSPDVLLDHLPPGAECATHAGFAWVSACFVRMDNMRPNILPKAVGMGFNYLIHRTRARLPFPDGTLREAVLVLQPNINRRLLSTFGSVLTGVRFQCREIDLAEDDESWRIQMISEGEVLYDATILKASCSETIADGCRFATAQEAEDFLLGVSFGGQWVKGEPNLKLLPETHAPCATVACTCITHKNRFLESLGAHAVDADHAITMTNVPHYFGITPIKTALNSAT, from the coding sequence ATGGCTGTTCCCTTCGATCTTGTCCCCACCGCCCGACTGTCTGGCATTCACATGACGGGGACTGTCGTTCGTCGTTTTCTGATCAGCTACCCGGTGTCGCCTGACGTCCTGTTGGACCACCTGCCTCCGGGAGCAGAATGCGCAACCCACGCCGGTTTTGCGTGGGTATCAGCTTGCTTTGTCCGGATGGATAACATGCGGCCCAATATTCTTCCGAAGGCCGTTGGTATGGGCTTCAACTATCTGATTCACAGAACACGCGCTAGGCTGCCCTTTCCGGATGGAACGCTGCGAGAGGCCGTGCTCGTCCTGCAGCCGAACATCAATCGTCGCTTACTAAGTACGTTCGGTTCCGTGCTGACTGGTGTCAGGTTTCAGTGCCGTGAAATTGACCTCGCGGAAGATGATGAAAGCTGGCGTATTCAAATGATTTCTGAAGGTGAAGTCCTGTACGACGCGACGATTCTTAAAGCGAGTTGTTCCGAAACCATTGCCGATGGCTGCCGTTTTGCTACGGCTCAGGAAGCGGAGGACTTCCTTCTTGGCGTGTCGTTTGGTGGGCAATGGGTAAAGGGCGAACCGAACCTTAAGCTACTCCCCGAAACACACGCCCCATGCGCAACGGTGGCGTGCACCTGCATAACGCACAAGAATCGATTTCTCGAATCGCTTGGAGCCCACGCCGTCGACGCGGATCACGCAATCACTATGACAAACGTCCCGCATTATTTTGGGATAACGCCAATCAAGACAGCATTGAATTCCGCAACCTAG
- a CDS encoding PDZ domain-containing protein, translating into MIRLRRLAPAAALTLGLLSVASAQEINTDATGTAGTAAKAAQSGASAATNTQTNGQLGQGANNVNANQQTDANVDLNTPDTPQTDAEAIADGVRNDVGSATEQVRESARQQTDALDRDRSQIDPEGDLESSLNTDTTDNSSRLRNQTDAAANAQTDGLQNSSAGMTFRSNTDSIIVDNVADGSAASRLGLRPGDEIVRFNGQWVRNTQDLQRMMNNVEGSRPVDISFRRDGRQMGRQLQLGAGVQSSSAMRPNYDQSEAGVSGAAGVDGNNLVDGQASGQAMHHGGHLNYSGNGHNQFGNSFSGYQPNLNYGQSYGYAPFYDLRRDNCCRRVHRRHRRCCR; encoded by the coding sequence ATGATACGGTTAAGAAGACTAGCACCAGCGGCAGCTCTGACCCTGGGCCTGCTTAGCGTCGCTTCGGCACAGGAAATTAACACCGATGCGACTGGCACGGCGGGCACAGCGGCGAAGGCGGCACAGTCCGGCGCGTCGGCGGCGACAAACACTCAGACGAATGGTCAGCTTGGGCAAGGGGCTAACAACGTCAATGCTAACCAGCAGACGGATGCGAACGTCGACCTAAACACACCGGACACACCTCAAACAGACGCCGAGGCCATTGCGGACGGTGTACGGAATGATGTTGGCAGTGCGACTGAACAAGTTCGCGAGTCAGCTCGCCAGCAGACGGACGCACTCGATCGAGACAGAAGTCAAATCGATCCGGAAGGGGACCTCGAAAGCTCGCTCAACACGGACACTACTGATAACTCGTCACGTTTGAGGAACCAGACCGACGCGGCCGCCAATGCACAGACCGACGGGCTTCAGAACAGTTCGGCTGGCATGACGTTCCGTAGTAATACGGACAGCATCATTGTCGACAATGTGGCTGATGGCAGTGCGGCGAGTCGACTTGGGCTAAGGCCGGGCGACGAAATCGTGCGGTTCAATGGTCAGTGGGTTCGCAATACTCAGGACTTGCAGCGGATGATGAATAACGTCGAAGGCTCACGTCCAGTCGACATTTCCTTCCGTCGTGACGGGCGGCAAATGGGTCGGCAGCTCCAGCTTGGTGCTGGCGTCCAGTCTTCGTCCGCGATGCGACCAAACTACGATCAGTCTGAAGCCGGTGTGTCGGGGGCTGCTGGCGTAGATGGCAATAATTTGGTCGATGGACAGGCGAGTGGCCAGGCAATGCACCATGGCGGGCACCTAAATTACTCCGGTAATGGCCACAATCAGTTTGGAAACTCATTTTCCGGCTACCAACCGAACCTGAATTACGGCCAATCGTACGGATATGCCCCATTCTATGATCTCCGCCGCGACAACTGCTGTCGCAGGGTGCACCGTCGACACCGACGCTGTTGCAGGTAG
- a CDS encoding SDR family NAD(P)-dependent oxidoreductase, producing the protein METVLITGASSGIGLEFAKLFAKAGSGLILTARREEKLRKLADELHSEHGVPVSVVPADLAKPDGTKTLHYELNQRSLEVDVLVNNAGFGALGKFADLPLERQVDMLHVNILALTELTRRLLPEMVERKRGGVLNVGSTAAFQPGPNMAVYYATKAYVLSFSEALREELLDTGVHVTCLAPGPTETEFGEDSGMNDTKIFRMGTMPAATVAKAGYEAFRANDSLVVPGAMNKVASSMHRFLPRMVTRKFVKNIQPVQ; encoded by the coding sequence ATGGAAACGGTACTCATCACTGGAGCGTCATCCGGAATCGGTTTGGAGTTCGCGAAGCTTTTTGCGAAAGCCGGCAGCGGTCTGATTTTGACCGCTCGCAGAGAGGAGAAACTACGCAAGCTAGCAGATGAGCTTCACAGCGAGCATGGCGTGCCAGTGAGCGTCGTTCCGGCCGATCTGGCGAAGCCGGACGGTACGAAAACTCTGCACTACGAGCTAAACCAACGCAGTCTGGAGGTTGACGTGCTGGTCAACAATGCCGGGTTCGGTGCGCTGGGAAAGTTTGCCGACCTACCGCTTGAGAGGCAGGTCGATATGCTGCACGTCAATATTCTGGCACTTACTGAACTGACCAGACGCTTACTTCCTGAGATGGTCGAACGCAAACGGGGAGGCGTGCTGAATGTTGGATCGACGGCCGCTTTTCAGCCGGGCCCGAATATGGCTGTCTACTATGCGACAAAAGCGTACGTGTTGTCATTTTCTGAAGCGCTGCGTGAGGAACTGCTGGATACTGGAGTGCATGTCACGTGCCTGGCGCCGGGCCCGACTGAAACGGAGTTCGGCGAAGATTCCGGAATGAACGACACAAAGATTTTTCGGATGGGGACCATGCCGGCCGCAACTGTGGCCAAGGCTGGATACGAAGCCTTTCGGGCCAATGATTCACTGGTCGTTCCCGGAGCCATGAATAAGGTGGCGTCCAGCATGCACCGCTTTCTCCCACGCATGGTGACTCGTAAGTTTGTGAAAAACATTCAGCCGGTTCAGTAG
- a CDS encoding AI-2E family transporter, whose translation MENSTIATPQSAETSATAFGGRRKFSFYALVATVIAVGLLFYRVAQPFLLPIFIAGMLAVIFRPVHLRCTKWFGQRRHLSAGIVTATVLLLVLLPVVFGVAHAAEELFVAARTLLETDWRSHVGVERILTWVDDYVPIPDRQQWESSIVDGLRILVTETYDRSRALLANVIEFLIGLVIVALGLFYFLAEGPALLKALQRVSPLDDRDELIMFEEFDRVCRGVIVASGACAVAQGFLAFIGFAVLRIDGALLLAGLTICVSFVPLLGAALVWAGVCISLLINGDFGTAIALATYGALVVSTSDNLIRAYLIRGTVGMHPFVAFVSVVGAIRVVGIWGIFLGPIVAAFFYALLKILHQQTHPDMVIETAANSDGVETVRPLRP comes from the coding sequence ATGGAGAACTCAACAATCGCGACGCCGCAATCTGCGGAGACCTCGGCCACTGCGTTTGGAGGACGGCGGAAGTTTTCGTTCTACGCACTTGTCGCCACGGTGATCGCGGTGGGACTGCTGTTCTACCGAGTCGCTCAGCCATTCCTGCTTCCGATTTTCATCGCCGGTATGCTGGCAGTAATTTTTCGCCCCGTCCATTTACGCTGCACAAAGTGGTTCGGCCAGCGTCGTCATCTGTCTGCGGGAATTGTGACAGCGACGGTGCTATTGCTGGTGCTGCTACCAGTCGTGTTCGGAGTGGCTCACGCGGCAGAAGAACTGTTCGTCGCGGCTCGGACGTTGCTTGAAACAGACTGGCGATCCCATGTCGGTGTCGAACGAATTCTAACGTGGGTCGATGACTACGTCCCGATTCCGGATCGGCAACAGTGGGAATCTTCCATTGTTGACGGGCTAAGAATACTCGTCACCGAAACATATGATCGGTCCCGTGCATTGCTTGCCAACGTGATTGAGTTTCTGATTGGACTGGTCATTGTGGCGTTGGGGCTGTTCTACTTTCTGGCGGAAGGCCCCGCGTTGTTGAAAGCCCTGCAACGGGTTTCGCCCCTGGACGATCGCGACGAACTGATCATGTTCGAGGAGTTTGATCGAGTGTGCCGAGGTGTCATCGTGGCCAGCGGAGCGTGCGCTGTGGCTCAGGGATTCCTTGCATTTATTGGATTCGCGGTGCTGAGGATTGATGGGGCCTTGCTTCTGGCAGGCCTGACGATTTGCGTTTCCTTCGTACCACTACTGGGAGCCGCGTTGGTGTGGGCTGGCGTCTGTATTTCGCTGCTCATTAACGGAGATTTCGGCACTGCGATCGCGCTGGCAACGTATGGGGCACTCGTCGTTTCCACGTCAGACAATCTGATTCGAGCGTATCTAATTCGGGGCACTGTAGGCATGCACCCATTTGTTGCGTTCGTCAGCGTCGTTGGAGCCATTCGCGTCGTCGGTATCTGGGGAATTTTTCTGGGCCCCATCGTCGCTGCATTTTTCTACGCTCTGCTAAAAATTCTACACCAGCAGACACATCCCGACATGGTGATCGAAACCGCAGCAAACTCCGATGGTGTCGAAACAGTAAGGCCGCTTCGCCCATAG
- a CDS encoding carbon storage regulator, whose protein sequence is MLVLSRKCGEEIVIGSSITIRVTQCENGRVRLGIDAPTHVQIARGEIVLDGPPTASGRRDDP, encoded by the coding sequence ATGTTAGTTTTGTCTCGTAAGTGCGGCGAAGAGATCGTCATCGGGTCATCGATCACGATCCGAGTAACTCAATGTGAAAATGGCCGCGTCCGGCTGGGAATTGATGCTCCGACTCATGTGCAGATCGCGCGTGGCGAAATAGTTCTTGACGGCCCGCCTACAGCTAGCGGCCGCCGAGACGATCCCTGA
- the coxB gene encoding cytochrome c oxidase subunit II, which translates to MKFPRTNRILIICAGGIAGCDRPQSTLNPAGKEAAQILELFWWMTGGAVVIWLIMIALALYAIWLQPGAHDVKQTRRWIIGGGVVFPTVVLSVLLVFGLRMLPPLVAKAPEGSMQVEVKGLQWWWRVRYPPAADSNERAVELANEIRLPVNEPVQFLLDSEDVLHSFWIPALGGKVDMFPGRRTRLALTPTRTGTFRGVCAEYCGDAHAQMNFDVTVMERADFDAWLREQSQPATSPIDEAANRGSELFVSRGCGACHTVRGTEARGTVGPDLTHVGSRSSIGAGILKNQPDMFHRWLEETDAVKPGVLMPSFHMLPEEERMALAAYLEQLE; encoded by the coding sequence ATGAAATTCCCGCGTACAAACCGCATATTGATCATATGCGCCGGAGGAATCGCGGGGTGTGATCGACCGCAGTCGACTCTGAATCCAGCCGGGAAGGAAGCGGCGCAGATTTTGGAGTTGTTCTGGTGGATGACGGGCGGAGCAGTCGTCATCTGGTTGATCATGATTGCTCTGGCATTATATGCGATTTGGTTGCAGCCGGGTGCTCACGATGTAAAGCAGACTCGACGATGGATCATCGGTGGGGGTGTTGTGTTCCCCACCGTCGTGCTGTCGGTACTACTGGTATTCGGATTACGCATGCTGCCGCCGCTGGTGGCAAAGGCTCCGGAAGGGAGCATGCAGGTGGAAGTCAAGGGCCTGCAATGGTGGTGGCGAGTTCGATATCCGCCAGCCGCTGATTCCAATGAACGCGCGGTTGAGTTGGCGAACGAGATTCGACTGCCGGTGAATGAACCCGTGCAGTTCCTGCTGGACAGTGAGGATGTCCTGCACTCGTTTTGGATTCCAGCACTCGGCGGCAAAGTCGACATGTTCCCCGGGCGACGAACTCGGCTTGCGCTCACTCCCACGCGTACTGGAACGTTTCGAGGCGTCTGCGCGGAATACTGCGGTGATGCTCACGCTCAGATGAACTTCGATGTGACCGTGATGGAGCGAGCTGACTTCGATGCCTGGCTGCGGGAACAGAGTCAACCTGCAACCTCACCGATCGACGAAGCCGCTAACCGTGGCAGTGAGTTGTTTGTGTCTCGCGGCTGCGGAGCATGTCACACCGTTCGGGGCACTGAGGCGCGCGGCACAGTTGGCCCTGACCTGACTCATGTCGGCAGTCGATCCTCCATCGGTGCGGGCATCCTGAAAAACCAACCGGATATGTTTCATCGCTGGTTAGAAGAAACGGACGCGGTGAAACCCGGAGTACTGATGCCGTCGTTTCACATGTTGCCGGAGGAGGAACGAATGGCGCTGGCGGCGTACCTGGAGCAACTGGAATGA
- the ctaD gene encoding cytochrome c oxidase subunit I, translating into MARRGVSAAQEERLLEAWKTPTGWRYWSAVNNSEVGLWYCIASFGFFLFGGILALLIRIQLAVPGNTFLTADQYNQVFTLHGSVMMFLFAVPIFEAISILLLPQMLGARDLPFPRLSAFGFWCFLIGGIFVCGSIFFNAGPKGGWFMYPPLSSSYQPGIGADIWLLGLSFIEIASIAAAVELIVGVLKCRPPGMRINLIPLYSWYILVVAGMILFAFPPLIAGDILLEMERTLDWPFFDAARGGDPLLWQHLFWIFGHPEVYIVFLPSVALIAMIVPTFTRTPMVGYTWVVLAAVGTGFLSFGLWVHHMFTTGLPGISIGIFSAASQAVAIPTGVQLFAFLATLLVGRVVKSVSMMFVFAGLATFIIGGLTGVMVAVAPFDFQAHDTYFIVGHLHYVLIGGTIFPIVAGFYYFIPLITGKTLSDRVGKVVFWLMVIGFNVTFLPMHWTGLLGMPRRVYTYPADMGFETLNMISSVGAFVLGIGFAVFLWDVVRPRKSQPLCKRNPWNAGTLEWLAEVPDKPWGVRSIPQIDSRYPLWDQPDFVRDVDEGRFYLPDAEEGLRETLVTSEIDAVPQQVLRVPGPTFITMWAAIFTGGIFIFGTFHWWWSTIISGVLALATILIWLWTGTAIIPEKPQKDIGLGETVPTYVSGPKAVGWWAMFITMLGDMTAFIALVFGYFFYWTVHDDFPPDPLPGPGVFWPLLSACLLVAAWWLTVVARRWNSADRPHAFYGALIAGSLLTIAGMSALMAGPWFSELDPTTHVYPAIVWVLVLWTVTHLAVGTIMQWYCLARRAAGRMTSVYNADMMNVTLYWHFLVLTVVITVATIGGFPLLA; encoded by the coding sequence ATCGCCCGCCGAGGCGTCTCGGCTGCGCAGGAGGAGCGGTTGCTGGAAGCGTGGAAAACTCCGACAGGTTGGCGTTACTGGTCGGCGGTCAACAACTCGGAAGTGGGGCTGTGGTACTGTATCGCGTCGTTTGGCTTCTTTCTGTTTGGAGGAATTTTGGCGCTGCTGATCCGTATCCAACTGGCGGTGCCTGGCAACACCTTTCTGACGGCCGATCAATACAACCAGGTGTTCACTCTGCACGGTTCCGTGATGATGTTTTTGTTTGCGGTGCCGATCTTTGAAGCCATCTCAATTCTGTTGCTGCCGCAAATGCTGGGAGCCCGCGATCTTCCGTTTCCTCGACTATCGGCCTTCGGCTTCTGGTGTTTTCTGATCGGCGGCATCTTTGTGTGCGGTTCGATCTTCTTTAATGCCGGCCCCAAAGGCGGCTGGTTCATGTACCCGCCGCTGTCGTCGTCGTACCAACCGGGTATCGGGGCGGACATCTGGTTACTGGGGTTGTCGTTTATTGAAATCGCCTCGATCGCGGCGGCGGTCGAATTGATCGTTGGCGTGCTGAAGTGTCGACCGCCGGGTATGCGGATCAATCTGATCCCGCTGTATTCGTGGTACATTCTGGTTGTCGCGGGCATGATTCTGTTCGCGTTTCCTCCGCTGATTGCCGGCGACATTCTTCTGGAAATGGAACGAACGCTGGACTGGCCCTTCTTCGATGCAGCGCGTGGTGGCGATCCGTTGCTGTGGCAACATCTGTTCTGGATCTTTGGGCACCCGGAAGTTTATATCGTGTTTCTGCCGTCGGTCGCTCTGATCGCGATGATCGTGCCCACGTTCACGCGCACCCCAATGGTCGGCTACACGTGGGTTGTGCTGGCAGCGGTGGGGACGGGGTTTCTGAGTTTCGGCTTGTGGGTCCATCACATGTTCACAACCGGGTTGCCAGGGATTTCCATTGGCATTTTTTCGGCAGCGTCTCAGGCTGTTGCGATTCCCACTGGAGTGCAGCTGTTCGCCTTTCTGGCCACGTTGTTGGTCGGTCGCGTGGTGAAATCGGTCAGCATGATGTTTGTGTTTGCCGGACTGGCGACATTCATCATCGGTGGCTTGACCGGAGTGATGGTGGCGGTGGCGCCGTTCGACTTTCAGGCTCACGACACCTATTTCATTGTTGGGCATCTGCACTATGTCCTGATCGGCGGAACGATTTTTCCCATCGTCGCCGGCTTCTACTATTTCATTCCGCTGATCACCGGAAAGACGCTGTCGGATCGCGTCGGGAAGGTTGTGTTCTGGTTGATGGTGATTGGCTTCAACGTGACCTTCCTGCCGATGCACTGGACAGGGCTGCTCGGAATGCCTCGCCGAGTATACACGTACCCTGCCGACATGGGGTTCGAGACTCTGAACATGATTTCCAGCGTTGGGGCCTTCGTGCTGGGAATTGGCTTTGCCGTGTTTTTGTGGGATGTCGTGAGGCCCCGCAAATCGCAGCCTCTATGCAAACGCAATCCATGGAACGCGGGAACGCTTGAATGGCTGGCCGAGGTGCCGGACAAACCGTGGGGCGTTCGTTCCATTCCGCAAATTGACAGCCGCTATCCCTTATGGGACCAGCCCGATTTCGTGCGCGACGTGGATGAAGGGCGCTTCTATCTTCCGGATGCGGAAGAAGGATTAAGAGAAACTTTGGTCACGTCTGAAATCGACGCGGTGCCTCAGCAGGTGCTGCGAGTTCCCGGCCCGACATTCATCACGATGTGGGCCGCGATCTTCACCGGGGGAATCTTCATCTTCGGCACCTTCCATTGGTGGTGGTCGACAATCATCAGCGGTGTCCTGGCGCTGGCCACAATTCTGATCTGGCTCTGGACCGGGACGGCCATCATTCCTGAGAAGCCGCAGAAAGACATCGGCCTGGGAGAAACTGTGCCGACCTATGTTTCCGGACCGAAGGCGGTCGGCTGGTGGGCCATGTTCATCACGATGCTGGGTGACATGACTGCGTTCATCGCGCTGGTGTTCGGGTACTTTTTTTACTGGACTGTTCATGACGATTTTCCTCCTGATCCATTGCCCGGGCCGGGAGTATTCTGGCCGTTGTTATCGGCGTGTCTGCTGGTCGCCGCATGGTGGCTGACCGTTGTAGCTCGCCGCTGGAACTCCGCCGATCGTCCCCACGCCTTCTACGGCGCGCTGATTGCAGGATCGTTGCTGACAATCGCAGGAATGTCGGCACTCATGGCCGGGCCGTGGTTCAGTGAACTGGATCCCACGACTCACGTGTACCCGGCAATCGTTTGGGTGCTGGTGCTTTGGACGGTCACGCACCTGGCTGTGGGGACGATTATGCAGTGGTACTGTCTGGCTCGGCGAGCGGCAGGGAGAATGACATCGGTATACAACGCAGACATGATGAACGTGACGCTGTACTGGCATTTTTTGGTACTGACCGTCGTCATTACCGTGGCGACGATTGGAGGGTTTCCACTGCTGGCATGA
- a CDS encoding cytochrome c oxidase assembly protein, whose translation MHSRIFFIAGIVALAFAWGWPVPQLAQQAFFGHMIMHMLNVAVAAPLLSFAIAGKRFDPVDRWPWLFAAIPASVVELVIVWGWHAPVPHHLARMTTFGLVAEQSMFLLSGIWVWLSAFGGSAYDDKARRGTGIIGLLLTSMHMTFLGALLGLSPRPLYPHHHGFGALTSLADQHLGGAIMLVVGGIVYLSGGLWLTVEVLRERKLFQEPAQ comes from the coding sequence ATGCACTCCAGGATTTTCTTTATTGCTGGTATCGTCGCTCTTGCATTCGCCTGGGGTTGGCCAGTGCCGCAGTTGGCTCAACAAGCCTTCTTCGGTCACATGATCATGCACATGCTAAACGTGGCCGTGGCGGCCCCGCTGCTGTCGTTTGCCATTGCGGGCAAACGATTCGATCCAGTGGATCGGTGGCCGTGGCTATTCGCCGCGATTCCCGCATCGGTCGTGGAACTGGTGATCGTCTGGGGCTGGCATGCTCCGGTGCCGCATCACCTGGCCAGAATGACAACGTTCGGTTTGGTCGCCGAGCAATCTATGTTTCTGTTGTCGGGGATTTGGGTGTGGCTGTCAGCGTTTGGAGGTTCTGCTTACGACGACAAGGCTCGTCGTGGCACCGGCATCATTGGCTTATTGCTGACATCAATGCACATGACATTTCTTGGAGCGCTGCTGGGACTGTCGCCTCGGCCGCTGTATCCCCACCACCACGGCTTCGGTGCGCTGACGTCTCTGGCCGATCAGCACCTCGGCGGAGCCATCATGCTGGTGGTTGGCGGAATCGTTTACCTGTCTGGCGGACTGTGGCTGACGGTCGAAGTGCTCAGAGAACGAAAACTGTTTCAGGAACCTGCACAATGA
- a CDS encoding c-type cytochrome: MKLWIKHIAILAVIVVAGGVITVVSGIVPIAASSPHWPITKWFLEFSMERSVATHSIEIATPDLDDAALVIKGAGHFATGCVQCHGSPARGPSPIAESLMPQPPKLSDTVSEWKPRELFYIVKHGVKLTGMPGWPAQNRDDEVSAVVAFLKTLPNMPRAEYHDLVFGDVAAASDSVPSGLQHLVTNSCGRCHGVDGVGRDGVFPILAGQRKDYLASSLRAYSTGERHSGFMQPVAVPLKEQQIDALAEFYSELPSPLGDAIASEPDGVAAGNPNHDSDLTGQQIAQSGIPARRVPACVGCHAPSIAGNYPLLNGQPQDYLAQQLNLFKQRVRGGTKNAHLMHPATERITEQQEQAVAEFFAAE; encoded by the coding sequence ATGAAACTGTGGATCAAACACATCGCCATTCTTGCTGTGATTGTGGTGGCCGGTGGAGTCATCACAGTCGTCTCTGGCATCGTGCCCATTGCGGCTAGTTCTCCACACTGGCCTATCACGAAGTGGTTTCTGGAATTTTCCATGGAACGCTCCGTGGCGACTCACAGCATAGAAATCGCAACGCCAGATCTTGACGACGCTGCTCTGGTCATCAAAGGAGCCGGACATTTTGCGACCGGCTGCGTGCAGTGCCACGGTAGCCCGGCTCGCGGTCCCAGTCCGATCGCGGAATCGCTGATGCCTCAACCGCCGAAACTCTCTGACACTGTTTCCGAATGGAAGCCTCGCGAACTGTTCTACATTGTTAAGCACGGAGTGAAACTCACCGGCATGCCAGGCTGGCCCGCTCAAAATCGTGACGACGAAGTGTCGGCAGTGGTCGCTTTTCTAAAGACTCTGCCCAACATGCCGAGAGCCGAATACCATGATCTAGTCTTTGGCGACGTTGCAGCGGCATCCGACAGTGTTCCCAGCGGACTGCAGCATCTGGTAACAAACAGTTGTGGAAGGTGTCATGGTGTGGACGGGGTGGGCCGCGATGGAGTATTTCCAATTCTGGCCGGTCAGCGAAAAGACTATTTGGCGTCGTCGCTGCGAGCGTACTCAACCGGCGAACGGCACAGTGGATTCATGCAGCCGGTTGCCGTACCACTCAAAGAACAGCAGATCGATGCTCTCGCCGAATTCTATAGCGAGCTGCCGTCTCCGCTGGGCGACGCCATTGCGTCTGAACCAGACGGCGTGGCGGCCGGAAATCCCAATCATGACAGCGACCTCACAGGCCAACAGATTGCTCAATCAGGCATCCCCGCGCGGCGAGTTCCGGCGTGCGTCGGCTGCCATGCTCCCAGCATCGCTGGCAACTATCCCTTGTTGAACGGTCAGCCTCAGGACTACCTTGCCCAACAGTTGAACCTCTTCAAACAGCGAGTTCGCGGCGGTACGAAGAACGCTCACCTGATGCACCCGGCGACAGAAAGAATCACTGAGCAGCAGGAGCAGGCTGTTGCTGAATTCTTCGCAGCCGAATAA